Below is a genomic region from Candidatus Binatia bacterium.
TCGCCGAACGTCACGATGCTGTTGCCCGCGTCGTCCTGTCGAACGATGTATACTTGATCCGTGGCGGCCGCCACGAAGAAATTCGGTACCTCAAACCATAAAATCTTGGCGACGAATATCTGCAAAGTGCTCGTGAAGCCATGAGGCGTCGTTGCTGACGGCGTTGCGAAATACGTGAGCGGTGACTTCGCCAACGTAAAAGCCTGATTAGCTTGCGAGCCATCGCCGCTGCCTAAAATTTCGTTGACAACGGTTTGACCGCGCGACGCGGAAAGCGCGTTACCGTAGAGCTGTATCGGCGCGTTGAGGTCAGGGCTCCACTGCACTCCTGCGTCGAGCGCTAGCGAGCGGCTCGAATAAGTTAATGTGCCTGTGATTTCCGCAGCATAGCCGTTGACGTCGCATAAAACGAATTTCGACGGACTGCTGCCCTGGAACGGCGCTTCCACGGGAGGCGTCAATGTAAGAGAGTCGGTTGGCGACAGCGTCGGCTTGGGTGCGGCAACCACCGTGCCCGCGTGCCTAAGCCCGTAGTTCACGGTGAACGACGATGGTGTCGTCGATCCGGCCCAGGCAGGTGCTCCCGCAGGGATTCTAGCCGGGTCATCGATGTTTGCATCTAGTGTGAGCTGCGTTGCCATCAAGGGCGGTGGAGCTGGAGCCGCACTCCATGAGTTTAGGACCTTCCCCGTGCTGTCCGTGTTGGTGATCGTCGTAGGCGGAACCGCGGGCAGGTGCATCGTGACATCAGTCGTGCTCGTGACCAAAAAACGCCGGAAATCCACACGCGTCTCGGAACTTCCCTCGGCAGCGAGGATTATCGTGTCATTCGCCTTTATCGAATGATTGACGCGGTCAAGCACCAATGTTGAAGCGATCGTCATGTTGGCATCGATTGAGATGGCAGGAGGGTCCGGAGGTTGCGCAGCGGAACCCCACAGCGCCGCTCGACGCGTCGGTATGGAAAGCGTGACGTCAGCGATCAAATCGCCTGATGTGAACGGAATCGATTGGTCAACAGTAACGGAGACGAATCGGGCTCCGCTGTCGTCGATGCTGGGGACCACTGTGGTGGCCGTGACTACCAGACCAGCAACACCGTCAGCAGCGACCAAGAGCAAATCGCCGGGCTGGACCGCCGCATCGGCCGGCGCGAGCAAGACGGTCGGCGTCGGCCCGGTCAGCACCGTCGGCGTCGGGCGAACAACAGTCCAGGAGTTATTGAGCGGATGGATCGATGTGTCAGCGTCGAGTTCGAAGACCTGCGGCGGGTTCGAGCCGAAGCTCCCGGATCGAAATGCCGTGCCGCGAGGAATCGTAACCGGCAAGCGACCATCGGCGAATGCGACCAGATGCACGCCGCTCCCGGTGGCGGGGTGGGCGATGTATCCGAGGCGAGCAACTAAACGCCGTAGCGACGCAGGCAATCGAGCTGTACGCACGTAGCACTCGTCAGCGATCACTTCGTCGTAGAAAGAGACCCCATCGCACACGTACGCGATCATCTCGAGCAACATTAGCCCAAGGTCGTCGTCTAGCTGCGCGCGCCACCCGGCGAGCGGAGTCTTCGTGCGTACGGCGTGCAACAAAGCAGAGCGAAACTCTGGAAACGTGGCGATCTGGCGCGGCAAAGCGTCCAACTGTGGCACAATCCGCAGAGCCGGAGGGAAGCAGCGCACGTCGCATGGGCAATTCATACGCTGAGCTCCTCGAAGAGCTGCACCGAGCCGCGATCCGGCCAACGGGGGTCGTTTAGCACGCGGATCATCTCGTTCGTTCCGACCTTGTATTCGAGTTCTGAGAAATCGCGCCAGTCGTGCCAGCCTCGCCGTCTGATCGAAATCTTTTCGACCGCTTTGACGCCGGGCACCGCTGCGATCATCGCCTCGAGCGCTGAGCGCTCGAGCGGCGTGCCAAACGTGAAGTTGTCGTGCGCGAAGAAGCCCGAGTATGGGCGAACGCCGGCGGCTCCGAAGAGAGCCTTGAGCACATCGGCCTCGACATCGATGCTGCTGGCATTGTTCTGGTCGATGCTCATCGCTACGGCGGTAACACATAGATAGATTTTGAGATCGAGGTTCGCGTAGATTGGATCCCGTTGGTAGACCTCACGTCCGGCTTGGCGGAAACGGTCCATCTGCTGCGCGAGGTCGGTCTCTTGCACATCGCTGATCGAGAATGTGTCGCGAGGATCTGCCGTCACGAAGACGGTGGGCCAGCTGCCGGTCCAGCGCACGCTCGCGCCGGCTTGTTCCACCCATAAAAGCCGGGTCGCGGCCTCGGCGTAGTCTTCCGGGCGCACGGCACGATAAGTGACATTCTGATATGCGTACGGAGCCAAGCCCTTGACGCGGTCGTTCGATTCAGGATCGGCGCCGTCTAACGCCGGCAGCGGGTTTGTGAGGCTAACAACAAGGCCGCCCAAGCCAGCCGGAATCATCTGCGTGAGCACGTGTGCCGCTATGTTGTCGGCCGCGCCCTGGGCGAGCCGATATGTGACGAGAAACGTCGTCGGCTCGCTCGGGATCTCACCGAATTGACCGTCGCCGAAGCGGATCGTTGCGCCTTGCGCGCCGGCAAAATCCGAAAACACAAAATCTTGATTGCCGAGCCGGTACTCAACAACGCGCCGCCACATGCCGTCCTCAATCGTGAAGACCGCGTCGTCGGGCTCAGCTGAATCAAGACCGAATACTGAGTCGATCCCGAAAAACGATTTCTCGTAACGCCACGGATCGGTCGGCGGTACCGTTTGCAATGCGACTTCGGGCTTGCGATACGTCGCGCCACGATCGGGTGTTCCAGGTGGATATGAGAGGACGGCAAGTTGCGCCGCGTCGCTGCCGGGCAGCGAAAAGAGGTAAGTGCGCGCATCGTCATGACCGACGCGCTCGAGCGCGGACGGAATCTGAGGGTCGCTGGAAGGGCCGATCGCGAACTGCGCGCTTTGGGTCTTGCCAGCCGTAACGGGCAGAAGATTTCCCCGTACTCGCAGGAGCGCAAGATCGAGCTCGAACGGCGTGGCTTGCGCGTCCTCCCAGAGGAAGCGCGTGACTGGGCCGGGTGGAGGCGCCGCTAGGGGATCGTGTTCGAGCGCGACATCGATCACGCGTACCATCCACGCGCGCGGCGGGATTGACGGATCGGTCGGCGAGGTCTGTAAGAGCATCCATCTGCCAGGACTGGGCGTCTTCAGCCCGTCGTTGAACGACACAATTCCCGTCTGGTCACCCTCAACGCATAACTCAGTCGAGCCGATCGGCAAGCACATCGCTGTGCTATCCCAGATGTGTGGATTGAACTCGTTAAGGGCGCTTGCAACGCCATACGTTACCTGCGGCACCGCGATCGCTTCGTCTAGGCCGTGACCGACTTCGTACCAGCATGCAGGCTGGGTTCCATGCACCGGGTCAGGCAGCACGTCGACGATTGGTGTGCCGGCCAGAATATTGCCCGGTGGTCCAGCGGCGACAGTGACATCGATCCACGAGGTGGCAGACCGACCGTCGTCTGGGTCGTAGTCGAGTAGACGCGCATGTTTGCGGATCGAGCGGCGCTCCGACGCAGTCTCGAGGAATGCTTCGCGCCCGACCCGATCCTGATAATAAGCCATCTCGTCTCCTAGACCGCTGAGCAGTTCGACCGCCATCATGAGCGCGTCGGCCTCAGTTCGATCCTGCCACGCCGGATAGCGCGCGGCCGCAAAGTCCAGCAGTGCGCCCCGTATGCTCTCGAAGTCGCGCGCCAAGTAATCGATGGGCACGTCGACGACTTCATCGAGCGGACATTCATGATCGGGCGGAGCGCAGTCGAGCGTCGATTCGCAGTTGGCTTTGAAGCTGAACTGAATATTGTTGAAATAGGGATCGATGCGAGGATCGTCGATGTATAGTCTGTAGAGAGAAAAGCCGCCGGGTTTATCGGTGTCGATCTCCAGCACTTCTCGACCGCCGACATTCTGCCACTGAATCGTGGTTATTGTCACGCTCGGCAGCGTCGCTCGCACGGCTGGAGAGATTGCATCGGGGTAAGAGGGTGCCTCAGGGGCATTGGGGATGGGGTCTAGTGTTATCCTGACCTTTGTCTTATCGACGAGGTTGGTAAGCGGATTCGGAACGTGCGTGTTCGGGTCTGTAAGCGTGCCGGGATCCGGAGCAAGGAAATAGATGCTTAGTTTGATCTGGGAGACCGCAACGCGCACGAAGTCGATGCCGGTGACCGCGACTTGCTTGGCAAGCACTTCTTTACGGTCGATCATGGACCCACCGATATATTCAAGTAGTGCTGCGTGCCGAGAACTCTGAGCGTGTAAACAACGGTGACGTCGAGTTTGTCATCGTTAGCCAGCACTGTCACGTTGTTGACGCTGACCAGGTCGCCGAGCCAGCGGTTGATCGACTCGTACACCGTGATTTGAGTGAGGCTTGCGGCGACCTCGTTGTTCGGCGCGAACAGCATGCGCCGCAGACCGCACCCGAACTCCACACGATCGATTCGCTCCCCAGGTGCGGTAAGCAACACTTGCTTCATGAGCTGGTCGACATGCTGCTCATACGACGGCTCTTCGGCGAGGATCCCCAGGCCCGCATCGATGGCGAAGGGGTAGGCGACCATGCGCATCTGAGAACTCACGAGCCGGTCACCTGTGGTTGGCAGTCGACGACGATGACCGGACCTTGAGGCAACAGCGCCGGGCTCATGCACAAACCGACGCTTGATTGGCTCAGCGTTGGCGTACCAGCCACCGTCGAGAAGATATCAGGCACGATCCACAGCACTGTGAGACATGGACTTGGCACAGCGCCGAGTAAGAATGGGCATCCAGCGACGAGGAAGGTGTCGGTCGCGAGCACGAGCGGCACGCCGGCTGCAAGCGGGCGTGGACCGCTTGGGATGGCGCTCACATCGCCGCCATGCGGGCACATCAGCACCGAAGCCACGGTAAGGGTACCTCCGGCCATCAGGCCACCTCAAAAGCGCCGTCGTTGATCGAGACGACTGCGGTTATGTCTACGCCGGCGCCGTCGGCCGATTGGCTGTTCACGCCCTCCACGCCAACGACGTGCTCGGATCCGTTGCTATCGACAGTGACGGAACTGTCGGAGCAGTCGACCGATGATTCGCCGTGCTCGAGCTTCGCATCGCTCGCGCCTAGCGTGAGTTTCGATCCGCTCGAATCGCTGATCGCGACTTCATCCGCGCCGTCGTCGCAGCGCAGCGTTGTGTTCTTGGTCCTCCAAATCTTGATGTTCTCGTCTGACTGATCCGGCAGCTGGCCATCCGCCCAAAAACATCCGCTCCAAATAGGATATGACGGATCGCCGCCCTCGAACTCGATCCACACGCCCGATCCACTAGGCGGCAAGCTGTAAAAACCTACGCCATCGCCCGCGTATGGTGTGCATGGCATCGCCCACACCTCCAGATCCCCGAGCAACGCGGGCACTTTCACCTTGAGGCGCCCTCGACTCGTCGAATCGCCGGTATCGCTGACGGTGCCGCGGTACTTACCGAAATAGTGGCTGCGCACCCAAGCGACCACCGAGTCGAGAGTCTCTTTGGTCTCCATCGATCAGGTGGCTCCCCAGGCGTTGCGAACCAGTTCGCTCTCCATACGGTGCTCGAGCTCGTTGATGGTATGACGGACGCTCGATACGAAGTACTTGCCGCTATGCCGGCTGCCGAGCCCATCGAGTTTTATGACCGTATGCGTACGTATCGGTGTAGGAACCACTCCCATCGTTGTCTGGCATGCCACGTGTACGAAGGTCGTCGCATCGAGCAGCACGCTCTCGCTTCGCGCCCTCAAGTCTCCCGAGTCGTCCGCCGGGACTATAAGATGTACCGAACGGGTGTCGCCGGTGATCGCGACCAGACTCGACGCACCGAGTAGCGCGAGTGGGCTGTCATCGACTTCGCCATCTATGGTGCTGAGATCGTTGAGGTTCAGTTGAGCTGCAAGGGAACTCGTGGGCCGCTCCACATCCCAATCCAGGTCGAGATTGTCAAGCGATGGCGTATCGAGGTTAATCGTGAGCGTGAGAGCCGGGTCGGCGTCGAACGGAGGCCTCTTGAAATGCGCGGTCTCGTTGCCGTCCTTGTCGGACGTTATCCAAAACACAAAGCCGTTGCGCTGCGCCAGGAGCCTGACGAACGCGAGATCGCTCGAACGCTGAACCAACGTATGCTTCGTCTCATCGTGGTGACCATCCGTCGCGTCGACATCGTCGTTGAGACCGTAGTTCGCAATGACGGTCGAGACTGAATCGCTGTCGAGATTGCTGTCCCAAACGGCTGCTCGGTCTTCACGATCCATCTTGATGGATGAGTCGCTACCCTCGACGTCAACATATGATCCGGCTCCCCCGTGCACGAAATGGCAACGCTGCACGCGCACAGGTCCCTTGACGAGCGAAACCATCTCGCTTCCGCCGGGCACTAGGATTGAGATGACCGACCCCGGGCTCACGCGGTCGTCGGTCAACAAGGGAAAATCATTGTTATCGATGTTGAGCGGATAGCGTAGGCGAAACGTCGTCGTCTCGCCCATGCGTTCGACCACCTCCACCACAGACGCTGCTGACAGCTCATCATCCTGACTACCGCCGATCATCACCGACACACCAAGCGTCATCGTTTAAGGCCTCGGAATCAGGATGTTTTGGGTTTCGGTCAAGGTCTCGGCGAGCGTGACGTCGTTCTCTTCAGCGATGCGCCAAAAACCAGTTTGGTTGCTGAGGTATAGGTTTGCGAGATAGTCCAGACGTTGATCACCCACGCGTTTGTGGGTGCCAAGCAACATCTGGTTGGGCGCCGGCGCGACCGGCACGGCGAGCACGATGCGTCCACGATGGTCCCGAACTGGGTATGGGACAAGGCTCGCGTAACGGCTCTTCTGATCGAACATCAGCGCGTCTCCTAAAACGGCAACATGCTGGCGATGGACTCGACACTGTTGGCCATGTTGGCCGCGGCGAGTACTTTCTTTTGGGCCACGGTGTATTGGTAGGCGGCAATCGCGATCTTTTCGGCAGCGCTGGGCTTTTTTGAGGTGAATGACTTGTCAGTGAGGATTTTTAGACCGACAGTAACCTTGGCACGCAACGGATACAGGGTCGGCGAATAGGCTTGCTCGTCGACCTGAAAGCTAGTCAGGCGCACCGGCACGATTCGACCTGGTCCCCAAAAGAAAAGCACAACAGGGACGCTACCCCTCGGCACAGGGCTGGCAGCGCTTGTGAGCCCGCCGAGACTGAGTCCACCACCGCTAATGGCAGCCGTCGCGGCTCCCACAAGTGCGCTCAGAGCGCTTTCGAACTGCGGATAAGTTAGCATCTCCAGCGCCGCGATCCGGTCGGCGACACCAGAGATAGTCGCGACCGGGTGGGAATCGGGCTGCTCGAGTGCGTCGGCAGCGTCGAGCTCAAGGGGCAACGTAAGGGTCTCGTCAGGCTCGAACGGCTGAGACGTATCGTTGGCACGCGTGGCGTCGAAGCGCTCGTTCTGCACTGGTTGCCACGTCGTCAAGGTCCGCGTCACCGATTCGGGGTTGTACTGAAAGACGATCAGGTTCGGGATTGGAATCAGACCGCCCGTCGGAAACTGGATAAGTGCGCCTTTGATTACTTTGGGCGAGCTAGAGAGACTCATGTCTTTAGTCTCGCGCCGAGCCGCGCACGGGCGGCCGAAGCGATTCGCGGCACGATTTGTTGCCACGGCGCGCCGACCGAGATTCGCACCGGAAGATCCAGGCTACGCGCGTGCACGCTACGGCTTGCCGTTCCCAGTACTTGAGCGATATCGCGCGCGACCGCCTCGCCGAATCGGGCCGCCTGTGCGCGATCGCCGGCGCTCGAGGGCATACGTATGCGCAACGTGTCTATACGTCGATCAGGCAGCGCCATAGAGAAGCCTCCGCCGCTCACGTTCGCTAAAGGCGCGCCCGTCCTTGAGCAACTCTCGCTCCAGACCGCGCAGGAGGTGGGCGGGACCAACGGCTGTTCCATCGCGTTCCGCGAGCATCACCGCGGCCAACGTGGCGAACTTAATGTGAGCACCCGTCGTCTCCAGTTCGGCGGCATAGCGACTGAACGTCGGACGCAGAACTTCAACGGTCTCCCCATCGGTCAGACCACCGATGACGCGTTGCCAGATCTCCAGGCGATGGGAAGCGTCCGGAGCTTGGAAGTCGATGGAGAAGCGAATCCGCCGGATAAACGCCGGATCGACGTTCTGCCTTTGGTTTGTGGCAAGCAGGACCACGCCGTCATACGACTCGATCGCCTGCAACAAATAGTTGGTGTCCGTATTTGCATACCGGTCGTGCGCATCACGCAACTCGGTCCGGCGCCCGAACAATGAGTCGCACTCGTCGAAGAACAGCAAGACTTGCGTCTCACGCGCGCGCGCTAGGATCCGCTCGATGTTCTGAGACGTCTCGCCGATGTACTTGCTGACGACCGCCGAAAGCTCGATGCGCACCAGATCGAGCTCGAGCGTCCTGGCAAGCACCTGGGCCGCCATGGTTTTTCCGGTCCCGGCGGGCCCGCTAAACAGCGCGAGCAAACCGCGTCCATGTGGAAAAAGGCGGCGGGCTGCCGGCCGATCCCAAAACGCGCGACGTGCACGTGCCTCATACGCGAGCTCCTCGAGCAGCACGCGTGTCGACGTCTGGATCACCAGGTCATCCCATTCAAAGGGAGACTCGAGATACTGGGCAAGGCCGCCAAAGCGGTCTTGCCGGGCGATGCGCAAGCGACGCGCCGCGAAGTCGGCGTCCGGAGGCTGCGTTTGTCCGATGGCTGCAATTTCGCCAACAGTTGCAGGATAGTCGCGTGCAAGAACTTCGATCGCGTCTTGCGGCCACTTCCTGCTGCTGGGAGCAAGGGACCGCCACGCTCGCGCGCGCTGTGCAACCGTGAGCGGCGTGACTTCGATGGACGCATCATACAGCGTCGCGGTCGTTGCGACTTGATCGCGCGTCCCGATGTAGAACTCGAGCGGCACCCTAAGCAAGCCAGGCCACCAAAACGCGGAAGTGAGATTGCCGCACCACGCCAGCGCTGTACCGGTCAGGTGCGCGTAGCGCTGCGCCGCCCTATAAACTCTCGATGCCCAACCCTCTTCGATTGCGCTGAGATCGATCGCCAGCAAAGGCATTCCGTGCCGCCGTGCAATCCAGGCGCCAAGCGTCCGCCGTCCCGAGCCGTTCGCGCCAATCAAACGAATGCGCAGACCACCCGTTGGCACGCGTTCGATGGCTGCTTCTGCCGAATCGAGTAAGCGCGCGTCCATTGGATCGTGCGGTTCGATAATTGTGGCGAATGGGGTGAGTACAGGGTCGATGACGTCTTCACCGCATGCCCATCGCGCGATATACGAGTCGATTGTCATCGCAGGCGGCTCACACGGTTGGCTGGAAATCTCGTTCACGAAACCCCAGCGCAGCAGAGACTGATCAGGGTTGAGTGCTGACGGACGCCCGCCCCCGAAAAGGCGCGCTACGAGGCTTACGCTCGGGAGTGCGCGGCCGGCACGCCGCTCCAATACGCCGCATAACTGCGCCAGCGATTCGTCCAGCCACAGCGCAAGTGCCGTTTCCAAAACTGCCTGCTCGGTGTCGGCGAGGGCGAACACTGAATACAGCTGCGCCAAGCGGGCGGCGTGCGTCACGAACGCCCTATCGGCTACCTCCACAACGGATGTGAGTGCTCGCCCCGCGGGATCCGACTGCTGCCATGCTGCTTCTGCGTCCGCTGCATCACGATTCTCGAGTAGTGCCTCGAGACGCTCGGCGTTCTCGTATAATGCGCCGATGCTTTGCAGCCACACGAAGCGCCGGCGTACGCGCAGGCGGATGCGTTCGACCAGGGTTTCGGCGAGTGAGCCGGCCTCGACATCGCGTACTCGCGTCAACTCACTCATGGGATCTTTACCCACTGAGGCCAGGACTCGACGCCGTTCACGATGACACGTAGCGGCACAAAGGTGCCCGAATTTAGACCCACCGGAATTTTGAAGATGATTGTGGCCGCATCTTGGATGAAGAACTCGCTGCGCTCCAGCGCTGCCAGCGTGGCAGCCCGGGCGAAGCGATCCATACCAAACACGATAACCACGTTATCCGGGTTGATTAGAGATGGGTCTGCGAATGTTGATCCGGTGATCGTCGCGGTGCCAGTTCCATCTGGCACGGGCGAGTTCGTAACCTTGGGCGCAATCGAGAACGGGGTGTCGTTCGAGACGTTAAGGAACTGCTTGTAGGTACTATCGGGAAGCCGCCGGGTCACAGCAACAGTCGCGTGAGCCGAGTAAATGCCTGGCACCATCGTTTGCGGAGGTGCGCCGATTGTCGCTTGAACGGTCGCTGTGATTTGATCGTCGCTTACGGCAACCGCCCATGCCGCGTCTGCTTGAATCGGAGCGCCCCACGACGGATAGTTGACTGTGAGTGTTGTTGCATCGCCTGTAAGGCCTGAGCCAATGAAGGAAACGCTTGAGCCAATGGGGACCTCGGCTGGCTGAGCTTGAATCGAGTGAATTGCACCGTCGTCAGGCGAGATGAAACTCACTGTGTTCGTGGAGGCTTCCAATCGCGGACCGCTACGGTCAAATGCGAACACGCCGTAGCGTAGCACGCGACCAGCAAATTCGGTCGTGCGTTCGGGTTCGAGCATAATCACAGAAACGTGATAGTATGCGGCGAGACGGAGCGGCTGTTGACCTGCAGTCCAATAGTGCGGAGCGTCCGAGAACGTGACAGGTT
It encodes:
- a CDS encoding GPW/gp25 family protein codes for the protein MVAYPFAIDAGLGILAEEPSYEQHVDQLMKQVLLTAPGERIDRVEFGCGLRRMLFAPNNEVAASLTQITVYESINRWLGDLVSVNNVTVLANDDKLDVTVVYTLRVLGTQHYLNISVGP
- a CDS encoding DUF4255 domain-containing protein, with product MLLDLSLVTQSLQTLLRTNIPVIWPPLAGIAVSPLPPDLFKDEGLAIYLFHLGEDPYFKNTPPLSRDVPPVAFAPMGVDLYFLLTAHSKAPGDQAALNEQTMMGLGVKTLHDFSILDDQTQAGNPNNPVTVFPASLRGSGNRFRLSIEPVTFSDAPHYWTAGQQPLRLAAYYHVSVIMLEPERTTEFAGRVLRYGVFAFDRSGPRLEASTNTVSFISPDDGAIHSIQAQPAEVPIGSSVSFIGSGLTGDATTLTVNYPSWGAPIQADAAWAVAVSDDQITATVQATIGAPPQTMVPGIYSAHATVAVTRRLPDSTYKQFLNVSNDTPFSIAPKVTNSPVPDGTGTATITGSTFADPSLINPDNVVIVFGMDRFARAATLAALERSEFFIQDAATIIFKIPVGLNSGTFVPLRVIVNGVESWPQWVKIP
- a CDS encoding phage baseplate assembly protein V, translating into METKETLDSVVAWVRSHYFGKYRGTVSDTGDSTSRGRLKVKVPALLGDLEVWAMPCTPYAGDGVGFYSLPPSGSGVWIEFEGGDPSYPIWSGCFWADGQLPDQSDENIKIWRTKNTTLRCDDGADEVAISDSSGSKLTLGASDAKLEHGESSVDCSDSSVTVDSNGSEHVVGVEGVNSQSADGAGVDITAVVSINDGAFEVA
- a CDS encoding ATP-binding protein, translated to MGKDPMSELTRVRDVEAGSLAETLVERIRLRVRRRFVWLQSIGALYENAERLEALLENRDAADAEAAWQQSDPAGRALTSVVEVADRAFVTHAARLAQLYSVFALADTEQAVLETALALWLDESLAQLCGVLERRAGRALPSVSLVARLFGGGRPSALNPDQSLLRWGFVNEISSQPCEPPAMTIDSYIARWACGEDVIDPVLTPFATIIEPHDPMDARLLDSAEAAIERVPTGGLRIRLIGANGSGRRTLGAWIARRHGMPLLAIDLSAIEEGWASRVYRAAQRYAHLTGTALAWCGNLTSAFWWPGLLRVPLEFYIGTRDQVATTATLYDASIEVTPLTVAQRARAWRSLAPSSRKWPQDAIEVLARDYPATVGEIAAIGQTQPPDADFAARRLRIARQDRFGGLAQYLESPFEWDDLVIQTSTRVLLEELAYEARARRAFWDRPAARRLFPHGRGLLALFSGPAGTGKTMAAQVLARTLELDLVRIELSAVVSKYIGETSQNIERILARARETQVLLFFDECDSLFGRRTELRDAHDRYANTDTNYLLQAIESYDGVVLLATNQRQNVDPAFIRRIRFSIDFQAPDASHRLEIWQRVIGGLTDGETVEVLRPTFSRYAAELETTGAHIKFATLAAVMLAERDGTAVGPAHLLRGLERELLKDGRAFSERERRRLLYGAA